The DNA window ACTCATGGCGGCCGGCCCGAAGACATCCCGTTGCAGAATCTCATCGAAGCCGGCGCCATGGACCGCCTCGAGAGCGCCGGTGAGGAGATTGAATCCGAAAGAGGTGTAGCGGTAGGCAGTCCCCGGCTCGAACTCCAAGGGATCGTCGCCAAACACCACCAGAGATGCGGCCAGGCTCGGATACTCGACCGTCGACGAGATCTCGCCGGCGTTTTTCTTGTAGTGACGGATGCCCGAGGTGTGGGTCAGGAGATGCCTCAACCGCACCGGCCATGGTTTCTCGGGAAAGGCGGGAACGAACTGGCGAATGTCAGCGTCGAGATCGAGAAGATCCGCCTCGACGGCCTGCATCACGGCCACGGCGGTAATGCCCTTGGAAACCGAATAAGTGCGGTAGGCAGTCTCGGGAGTCGCCGCCACCTGGGCTGCGATATCGGCCCAGCCGACGGCTTCGGCGACCACGATCTCGCCGCCGACGGCCACCGCCAGGGAAATGGATGGTGGCCCGCCGGGCGCTTCGACAAAGGCCTCCAAGTAGGCTCGCGTGTGCTCCGGCCCACGGTACTCGACCTCGGGGACGACGGCGTCAATGGAAGAACAGGAGCACAGGATCGGAAGAACGAAGAGAAGTGTTACGCGCGAGTTCTTGAACATGCACCGAGCTTGCGACGGCGGCCCGGTGCGAGTCTTGAATGATCTGAACCCCGGGACGAGACCAACCCCCTCAGCGAGGCGATCGAGCTCGGAGGAGCGGGTCGGTGACCGGCCCGGGTAGGACAGCCGGTCTTGCAGCAGAGCGTCA is part of the Acidobacteriota bacterium genome and encodes:
- a CDS encoding serine hydrolase domain-containing protein, with translation MFKNSRVTLLFVLPILCSCSSIDAVVPEVEYRGPEHTRAYLEAFVEAPGGPPSISLAVAVGGEIVVAEAVGWADIAAQVAATPETAYRTYSVSKGITAVAVMQAVEADLLDLDADIRQFVPAFPEKPWPVRLRHLLTHTSGIRHYKKNAGEISSTVEYPSLAASLVVFGDDPLEFEPGTAYRYTSFGFNLLTGALEAVHGAGFDEILQRDVFGPAAMSRSSLALVGRSGDGLAKAYWPPRAGSHREIDELPNVSGKYGSSGVVATPSDLVRLFLALEEGRLLRPANRERMLTVADPTVAASQALGWNLVEEKGRRVVYRSGAGTGYTGLVEYFPDLGIAGAVLINQNQYPGRVEILEGALDYFAERATSVDP